One genomic segment of Paraburkholderia caffeinilytica includes these proteins:
- a CDS encoding FliM/FliN family flagellar motor switch protein, whose product MSLWSDMETVTLADAERINLAIRHFGSPHAVSVGTRRFTLQFERCRERYPLRLLGSAGLAPFSAGCDAGALVPELTQSVVDARGDAALAQVADALSDWLCAFEGLFGFTIDLTAIAFDAAAEPGAYALAITHEASGRTAHFSFRNPAVDAWLRSRVPPVRSREALLSRLYARLPVCLAGPSLSLPRLRRIAVGDALLFDRHSSYLRVPLRTGTCRILLKFTEEYTLINHVMTDETQPVEMSSELLPIDAITFAFEAVLGTLSLSVAELAHLREGSIVAFRLPASERKVTLLCQGIPFARGELIDIDGAMGVRVTRLTHEDLPA is encoded by the coding sequence ATGAGTCTCTGGTCCGACATGGAAACCGTGACGCTCGCGGACGCCGAGCGCATCAATCTGGCGATTCGCCACTTTGGCAGCCCGCACGCGGTGTCTGTCGGCACGCGGCGCTTTACCTTGCAGTTCGAGCGTTGCCGCGAGCGTTATCCATTGCGCTTGTTGGGCTCCGCGGGGTTGGCGCCGTTCAGCGCCGGCTGCGATGCCGGTGCGCTTGTGCCGGAGCTGACGCAGTCGGTCGTCGACGCGCGCGGCGACGCGGCGCTCGCGCAGGTCGCCGACGCATTGAGTGACTGGCTGTGTGCGTTCGAGGGGCTGTTCGGCTTCACGATCGACCTGACCGCCATTGCGTTCGACGCCGCGGCGGAACCGGGTGCGTACGCGCTCGCGATCACGCATGAGGCGAGCGGCCGCACGGCTCATTTTTCGTTTCGCAACCCGGCGGTCGATGCATGGCTGCGATCGCGTGTGCCGCCGGTGCGCTCCAGGGAGGCACTGCTGAGCCGTCTGTATGCGCGCTTGCCGGTTTGCCTCGCGGGTCCGTCGCTGTCGCTGCCGCGGTTGCGACGGATCGCAGTGGGCGACGCGTTGTTGTTCGACCGTCATTCGAGTTATCTGCGTGTGCCGTTGCGAACGGGCACGTGCCGAATTCTGCTGAAATTCACTGAGGAGTACACCTTGATAAACCACGTCATGACCGATGAAACCCAGCCTGTCGAAATGAGCAGCGAGCTGCTGCCCATCGACGCCATCACTTTCGCGTTCGAGGCGGTACTCGGCACGTTGTCGCTGTCGGTGGCCGAACTGGCGCATCTGCGCGAAGGGTCGATCGTTGCGTTCCGGCTGCCGGCGAGCGAGCGCAAAGTCACGCTCCTGTGCCAAGGCATTCCGTTTGCTCGCGGCGAATTGATCGATATCGACGGTGCGATGGGCGTGCGTGTCACGCGGCTGACTCACGAGGACCTGCCGGCATGA
- the sctR gene encoding type III secretion system export apparatus subunit SctR — protein MTAQLDPLQVVSVFFMLGLLPLAVVMTTSFTKFSIVLTLLRSALGVQQAPSNLVISGIALAATLVVMAPTLSKIEAAFDTGDDAQTAMPRPAELVQAVRGPLGDFMMKHSRPDERQFLVGAAKRIDPQRDARETDLQLLIPAFLISEISSGFEAGFLLYIAFLVVDLVVANVLSAMGMMMLSPSTVSIPLKLFIFVSVSGVSRLMHGLIVSYAK, from the coding sequence ATGACCGCTCAACTCGATCCGTTGCAGGTCGTTAGTGTGTTTTTCATGCTCGGCCTGCTGCCGCTCGCGGTCGTGATGACGACCTCGTTCACCAAGTTCAGCATCGTGCTGACGCTGCTGCGCTCCGCGCTCGGCGTGCAGCAGGCGCCGAGCAATCTGGTGATTTCCGGCATCGCTCTCGCGGCGACCCTGGTGGTCATGGCGCCCACACTGTCGAAGATCGAAGCCGCGTTCGATACCGGCGACGATGCGCAAACTGCCATGCCTCGGCCCGCCGAACTGGTGCAGGCCGTGCGCGGTCCGCTCGGCGATTTCATGATGAAGCACTCGCGGCCCGACGAACGGCAATTTCTCGTCGGTGCGGCGAAACGGATCGATCCGCAGCGCGACGCGCGCGAAACAGACTTGCAATTGCTGATTCCTGCATTCCTGATCAGCGAGATATCGAGCGGATTCGAGGCGGGCTTCCTGCTCTATATCGCATTTCTGGTGGTGGACCTGGTGGTCGCCAACGTACTGAGCGCGATGGGCATGATGATGCTCTCGCCAAGCACGGTGTCGATTCCGTTGAAGCTGTTTATCTTCGTGTCGGTATCGGGCGTCTCCAGGCTCATGCACGGCCTGATCGTCAGCTATGCAAAATGA
- the sctS gene encoding type III secretion system export apparatus subunit SctS — MNGAPSLTTLTSDALMLVFWLSLPALAVATAVGLLIGLLQSITQIQDQSLPYGAKIICVGFVLVVTAPWASRELTRFISHVFTFIAAGRLH, encoded by the coding sequence ATGAACGGCGCGCCTTCTCTCACCACGTTGACCAGCGACGCGCTGATGCTGGTGTTCTGGCTGTCTCTGCCGGCGCTCGCGGTGGCCACCGCTGTCGGTCTGCTGATCGGGCTGTTGCAGTCGATTACGCAGATTCAGGACCAGAGCCTGCCGTACGGCGCGAAGATCATCTGTGTGGGCTTCGTGCTGGTGGTCACCGCGCCGTGGGCGAGCCGCGAACTCACGCGTTTCATCTCGCATGTGTTCACCTTTATCGCGGCGGGGCGCTTGCATTGA
- a CDS encoding EscT/YscT/HrcT family type III secretion system export apparatus protein: MDHIRYLEGFAFCTIRPAVALFMIPFGQSGSLGIVLRLPVMLAVAMLPGQVGWPPRLPLAICLELATGAALGLLLGTIFHAAAAAGAVLDQQGGYGSAAIYDPHFQEEAALFETLFLQFAALTLFTGPGLSLLFGFFTDAWMLWPPGRWRGDLADLFQQLALRNLANSFSEGVRLASPLLGLMLLVDIAFGLMSRHAKRLNPFTTARTVKAAVLTFATVLSVPALFAQLRAAFDSVIHLR; encoded by the coding sequence ATGGACCACATCCGCTATCTGGAAGGTTTTGCGTTCTGTACGATCCGGCCCGCCGTCGCGCTTTTCATGATCCCATTCGGGCAGAGCGGCTCGCTGGGAATCGTGCTGCGACTACCCGTCATGCTCGCAGTCGCCATGTTGCCCGGCCAGGTCGGCTGGCCTCCGCGCCTGCCGTTGGCGATTTGCCTGGAACTCGCGACCGGGGCCGCGCTCGGCCTGCTGCTCGGCACGATCTTTCATGCCGCGGCGGCGGCCGGCGCCGTGCTCGACCAGCAGGGCGGCTACGGAAGCGCCGCCATTTATGATCCGCACTTTCAGGAAGAGGCGGCGCTCTTCGAAACGCTGTTCCTGCAGTTCGCCGCGTTGACGCTGTTCACGGGGCCGGGTTTGTCGTTGCTGTTCGGTTTCTTCACGGACGCGTGGATGCTGTGGCCGCCCGGTCGGTGGCGCGGCGATCTGGCCGACCTATTCCAGCAGCTTGCGCTGCGCAATCTCGCCAACTCGTTCAGCGAGGGCGTGCGTCTCGCGAGCCCGTTGCTCGGTCTCATGCTCCTTGTCGATATCGCGTTCGGTCTGATGTCACGGCATGCGAAGCGGCTCAATCCGTTTACGACCGCGCGCACCGTGAAAGCTGCGGTTTTAACGTTCGCCACCGTGCTCAGCGTGCCTGCGTTATTCGCGCAATTGCGCGCCGCGTTCGATTCCGTGATCCATTTGCGATGA
- a CDS encoding EscU/YscU/HrcU family type III secretion system export apparatus switch protein has protein sequence MSNKTEAPTPKRIRRARQDGEIAKSTHLTVVFSGLCWWLYLFIEGPEWYALGGRLILHVTTLDASRDFGDRLASTFAALTAFTAPVLTALGVGALAVLVPELVQTRGLLAWKRVMPDLKRLNPVEGLKQMFSLRLVWDTVLTLVQFTILLFLFGQALAVWLRQLAPAWAFSLPVHLGYTAMSHSHLLAWMAASQIAPGVADYVVQRFLWLRGLRMDKSEIKREYRDDEGDPYVKSRRRALHRELGQ, from the coding sequence ATGAGCAACAAAACCGAAGCCCCGACGCCCAAACGGATTCGGCGCGCCCGCCAGGACGGCGAGATCGCCAAAAGCACGCATTTGACCGTGGTGTTCAGCGGCCTGTGCTGGTGGCTGTATCTGTTCATCGAGGGGCCTGAATGGTACGCACTCGGTGGCCGGCTGATCCTGCATGTGACGACACTGGATGCCTCGCGCGATTTCGGCGACCGGCTTGCGTCGACGTTTGCCGCGCTGACCGCCTTTACGGCGCCGGTATTGACGGCGCTTGGTGTCGGTGCGCTCGCGGTGCTGGTGCCCGAGTTGGTGCAAACGCGTGGACTGCTCGCGTGGAAGCGTGTGATGCCTGATCTCAAGCGCCTGAATCCCGTCGAAGGACTCAAGCAGATGTTCAGCCTGCGCCTGGTGTGGGACACGGTTCTCACCCTCGTTCAGTTCACGATCCTGCTGTTCCTGTTCGGCCAGGCGCTCGCTGTCTGGTTGCGCCAGCTTGCCCCGGCATGGGCGTTTTCATTGCCGGTTCATCTCGGCTACACGGCAATGTCGCACTCGCATCTGCTGGCCTGGATGGCCGCTTCGCAGATCGCGCCCGGCGTTGCCGACTACGTCGTCCAGCGCTTTTTGTGGCTGCGCGGGCTACGCATGGATAAAAGCGAAATCAAACGCGAATATCGCGACGACGAAGGCGATCCTTACGTAAAAAGCCGTCGTCGCGCGCTTCATCGGGAGCTTGGCCAATAA
- a CDS encoding flagellar biosynthesis protein FlhA, with protein MSNRSILSRYDLSAFFARHADLAIGVGILAVLALLIVPVPPFVLDLFICLSFASGLTMLTATLYVSKAADLASFPSLLLITTLLRLALAIASTKMILLHAHAGQIIGAFGEMVVGGNVAVGLVVFVVLAAIQFIVVAKGADRVAEVAARFTLDGIPGRQMSIDADMRNGVVTAAQASRLRASLERETYFYGSLDGAMKFVKGDAVAGLVVALVNIVGGLAVGIAQRGMSFADALHTYTILTVGDGLVSQIPSLIVSVAAGILVTRVSGAEGADAHLGSDIYRQLAGHPKAIGMAGVACLSLGAIPGFPHVQFLVAGALLLALALTLMRNASLAANSQRALMPGMTRDGGNYVPRILDDVELGTSAALRLRLGVQAFDALRPEALNRQLGQLRRKLMVELGVPFPGLALLRDARLAPERYIVDIEDVPFASGTLVGAHMLVSGDEKHVVFDGVAGYRPRAEKSVWVSSAMAASIDDPDIHKASVDEALCEHLAEICERSAADFLGTQETRFLLDQLSIEFRELVEQAGQAATTVQLGSVLRQLVQQRVPIRNLRAILEGVVHVPASERTIDRMVRQARIELGPQIARRYADLETWTIFAAVLEPSWEAALEVQIRSGVDGEPQCVLSVEELERAQRILTAGPAGVALIVTNAVVRPHLARLLHDFGQRIEVLAIEEIPLDVYRIQAVATLGAA; from the coding sequence ATGTCGAACCGTTCCATTCTCAGCCGCTACGATCTATCGGCCTTCTTCGCGCGTCACGCGGACCTCGCAATCGGCGTCGGCATTCTGGCGGTCCTGGCATTGCTGATCGTGCCCGTGCCGCCGTTCGTACTCGACCTGTTCATCTGCTTGAGCTTCGCTTCCGGTCTGACCATGCTGACCGCCACGCTGTATGTGTCGAAAGCCGCGGATCTCGCCAGCTTCCCGTCGCTACTGCTGATCACCACTTTGTTGCGCCTCGCGTTGGCCATTGCATCGACCAAAATGATTCTGCTCCACGCGCACGCCGGCCAGATCATCGGCGCGTTCGGCGAAATGGTGGTGGGCGGCAACGTGGCGGTGGGCCTCGTGGTGTTTGTCGTGCTGGCGGCGATTCAGTTCATTGTCGTGGCGAAAGGCGCGGACCGCGTCGCGGAAGTGGCGGCCCGCTTCACGCTCGACGGCATTCCGGGGCGCCAGATGAGTATCGACGCCGACATGCGCAACGGTGTGGTCACGGCCGCCCAGGCAAGCCGGTTGCGGGCGTCGCTCGAACGCGAAACTTATTTCTACGGTTCGCTCGACGGCGCGATGAAATTCGTCAAGGGCGATGCGGTGGCCGGGCTCGTCGTCGCGCTCGTGAATATCGTTGGCGGACTGGCGGTCGGTATCGCGCAGCGCGGCATGTCGTTTGCCGACGCACTGCACACGTACACGATCCTGACCGTGGGTGACGGCCTGGTGTCGCAGATTCCGTCGCTGATCGTGTCCGTGGCCGCCGGTATCCTGGTCACCCGGGTGAGTGGCGCCGAAGGCGCGGATGCCCATCTCGGCAGCGATATCTACAGGCAACTGGCGGGGCATCCCAAAGCGATCGGCATGGCCGGTGTGGCCTGTCTTTCGCTGGGGGCGATTCCTGGTTTTCCGCACGTGCAATTCCTCGTAGCCGGCGCCCTGTTGCTTGCGCTCGCGCTGACCCTGATGCGCAACGCCTCGCTCGCGGCCAATTCGCAGCGTGCACTCATGCCCGGCATGACGCGCGACGGCGGCAACTATGTGCCGCGTATTCTCGACGACGTCGAACTGGGCACCAGTGCGGCGTTGCGCTTGCGCCTTGGCGTACAGGCATTCGATGCGTTGCGGCCCGAGGCGCTGAACCGGCAGCTTGGCCAGTTGCGCCGCAAGCTGATGGTCGAACTGGGCGTGCCGTTTCCGGGTCTTGCGCTGCTGCGCGACGCGCGTCTCGCGCCTGAGCGTTACATCGTCGATATCGAGGACGTGCCGTTTGCAAGCGGCACGCTGGTCGGTGCGCATATGCTGGTGAGCGGCGATGAGAAGCACGTTGTATTCGACGGTGTCGCGGGTTACCGGCCACGAGCGGAGAAATCGGTCTGGGTGTCGAGCGCGATGGCTGCGTCGATCGACGACCCGGACATTCACAAGGCAAGCGTCGACGAGGCGCTATGCGAGCACCTCGCCGAAATCTGCGAACGCTCGGCGGCCGATTTTCTCGGCACTCAGGAGACGCGCTTTTTACTCGACCAATTGTCGATCGAATTTCGGGAATTGGTCGAGCAGGCCGGTCAGGCCGCGACGACGGTGCAACTTGGCAGCGTGCTGCGGCAATTGGTGCAGCAACGCGTGCCGATCCGCAATTTGCGCGCGATTCTTGAAGGCGTCGTGCACGTGCCGGCGTCCGAGCGAACCATCGACCGGATGGTACGCCAGGCGCGCATCGAGCTCGGGCCGCAGATCGCGCGCCGCTACGCTGACCTGGAGACGTGGACCATCTTCGCGGCTGTGCTGGAACCGTCGTGGGAAGCAGCTCTCGAAGTGCAGATCCGAAGCGGTGTCGACGGCGAGCCGCAATGCGTGCTCTCAGTGGAAGAACTGGAGCGCGCGCAGCGCATTCTGACGGCAGGGCCGGCAGGGGTCGCGCTGATCGTGACCAATGCGGTCGTGCGTCCGCATCTTGCGCGGTTGTTGCACGACTTCGGTCAGCGCATCGAGGTGCTGGCCATCGAAGAAATTCCCCTCGACGTCTACCGTATTCAAGCAGTCGCGACGCTGGGCGCGGCGTAA
- a CDS encoding FliI/YscN family ATPase, which produces MQSLGKNAPVFASVPTLHGRVVEARGVIARVVGVSLRIGEKVRLVRPDTLEAQYGEVVGFAHDGALVMPLAGLNGLSNITEVQGCGASWGTFDAPGLLGRVVDGLGNPLDGGPALQQLAPTAVVRVEPGVTLNPLERPVIAKPFATGVRAIDGLLTCGVGQRTGIFAPAGGGKSTIMGMIANGASTDAIVVALIGERGREVAEFIHDHLERRRVSTVVIAATSDRPAAERIKAAELAAQVAVGLRASGRHVLLLFDSLTRYARALRELGLAVGEPPLRGGFPPSVFAQLPRLIESAGATAQGSITAFYTVLADETDLSDPVAEEARSLLDGHIQLSSKLGAAGHYPAIDILRSRSRLMTRVSSAAHQAEANRVRDWLARYEEIELLLQIGEYQRGRDADTDRAIDQRPAIQRFLRQPYDASCSWRDTGMQLHALSVGDRWT; this is translated from the coding sequence ATGCAATCGTTGGGAAAGAATGCGCCGGTGTTTGCGTCCGTGCCGACGTTGCACGGACGGGTGGTCGAGGCGCGCGGGGTCATCGCGCGGGTCGTGGGCGTGTCGTTGCGGATCGGCGAGAAGGTGCGGCTCGTGCGTCCGGACACGCTCGAGGCACAGTACGGGGAAGTCGTCGGGTTTGCGCATGACGGCGCGCTGGTCATGCCGCTTGCCGGGCTGAACGGTCTGTCGAATATCACCGAGGTACAAGGCTGTGGTGCGAGTTGGGGCACGTTCGACGCGCCAGGGCTGCTCGGCCGCGTGGTAGACGGGCTGGGCAATCCGCTCGACGGCGGACCCGCGCTGCAACAGCTCGCCCCCACGGCTGTTGTGCGAGTCGAGCCAGGAGTGACCCTCAACCCGCTCGAGCGGCCGGTCATCGCCAAGCCGTTCGCCACCGGCGTGCGGGCTATCGACGGCCTGCTCACCTGCGGCGTGGGTCAGCGCACCGGCATCTTCGCCCCGGCGGGCGGCGGCAAGAGCACCATCATGGGCATGATCGCGAACGGCGCGTCGACCGACGCGATCGTCGTGGCCTTGATCGGCGAACGCGGCCGCGAGGTGGCCGAATTCATTCACGACCACCTCGAGCGCCGGCGCGTGTCGACGGTCGTGATCGCCGCGACGTCCGATCGTCCTGCCGCCGAGCGGATCAAGGCGGCGGAACTGGCAGCGCAAGTCGCCGTCGGGCTGCGCGCGAGCGGACGGCACGTTCTGTTGCTGTTCGATTCGCTGACCCGCTATGCGCGCGCATTGCGCGAACTCGGCCTGGCAGTCGGCGAGCCGCCTTTGCGAGGCGGTTTTCCGCCGAGTGTGTTTGCACAGCTACCGCGCTTGATCGAATCGGCCGGTGCGACGGCGCAGGGCAGCATCACCGCGTTCTACACCGTGCTCGCCGACGAGACCGATCTATCCGATCCGGTCGCGGAGGAGGCGCGCTCGTTGCTCGACGGGCATATCCAGCTATCCTCGAAGTTGGGCGCGGCCGGCCACTATCCCGCCATCGACATTCTGCGTAGCCGCAGCCGCCTGATGACGCGCGTTTCCAGCGCCGCTCATCAAGCGGAGGCGAACCGGGTGCGCGACTGGCTCGCGCGCTACGAGGAAATTGAACTGTTGCTGCAGATCGGCGAATATCAGCGCGGCCGCGATGCGGACACTGATCGGGCCATCGACCAACGCCCGGCGATCCAGCGCTTTCTGCGCCAGCCCTACGACGCGAGTTGTTCCTGGCGCGATACGGGCATGCAATTGCATGCACTGAGTGTCGGCGATCGATGGACATGA